In the Ostrinia nubilalis chromosome 7, ilOstNubi1.1, whole genome shotgun sequence genome, one interval contains:
- the LOC135073128 gene encoding ras-associated and pleckstrin homology domains-containing protein 1-like isoform X4, translating to MAQAPMLPFLLILAATRCRSASVNGYHNGNGATQFGELLKPPPPPPLSPIAPVPFHGGSGRLQRQNLDTGYHYQPPPPPPPPPLPPSTEFKFPAPFYKQYNFNFVPPPQPFSTTPSPTLFQKVSGWLFSSQQTNYDAGSNNVAPAPIKKDCNPCNLVPWIPVIRYNVGAKNIFSSSNPTYGPPSPTGYLEPQKVVEYKPQPFQTPHQNLPQLSTGIPHAEYGLPVISHPNSFNGPSSTYGPPISTYGPPSPTHTVDVSSPNALSSTYSQPSNSYGAPSSSYSAPSSSYGVPSSSYGAPSSSYNAPSHSSSTSINYPTSPFSSHSSTHGGSSTSFSISSSSFATPSPSYGFSESTTYSSVTPLYEPELLNSQLPQQNDIGVSNQPELSGDFQLPKVTPPTTFRNSYGELIPNNYISDIPYPVSATAAESMKIKTEVLPNSTPLSSQNASLALANPAPFTLNRGRNIHTLQPVALPNLSVSPLPPIFNARPFRPTSPKFPTILVQGINSMQQNSNNVKIEQSVPLAEFTHSVDYPASFVQSPVIDVDVPPKTRNETKAYRNIPNAFILNELRDISSQATEDHAAKTLQDSSFESTGTDVGNELYDSGIPMGFKLRNVPSANKNKFADLRGIKDEDVDKYRTESNLQYIDSPLLYLKPSAPHKEHGNFVLAISTPINDHDYEIYDESPTTATPQISTPQSAWDEGRNDYNEPPPTAAQESIDRPKIVQIIVPYTSGRNQEDWEYTQDEYYRARKMPSNTENSILSTVTENYNTPSTTTEESTQSVPDNYDAERIKTAEILNDLYDVKEPPFDIIKLQHTIDDWTEQEYSEHYKTPQRTRGFEKYAKQIPDEYFTTTMPTNYVTSNDYNYDFNDHEGSSSIQHSVTEDQNYIPNSHKPRKEYNVIARNRTTHSNRQEEKAREIEKLHIYTAASTFRSTTTTPAPWVNDLENRGASSNMTWPEGLNRYHDCRSS from the exons ATGCTGCCATTCCTGCTAATTCTAGCAGCAACCAGATGTAGAAGCGCATCTGTCAACGGATATCATAATGGAAACGGTGCTACGCAGTTCGGAGAACTCTTGAAGCCGCCTCCGCCACCACCGCTATCTCCAATAGCCCCAGTGCCATTCCACGGAGGATCAGGAAGGCTACAGCGGCAGAATCTAGACACTGGTTACCATTACCAACCCCCTCCACCCCCACCGCCTCCCCCTCTCCCACCATCAACCGAATTCAAATTCCCTGCCCCATTTTACAAACAGTACAACTTTAATTTCGTCCCACCTCCTCAGCCATTCTCTACGACGCCATCTCCCACGTTGTTCCAAAAAGTTTCAGGCTGGTTGTTTTCCTCACAACAGACAAATTACGATGCAGGGTCAAATAATGTAGCACCAGCCCCAATAAAAAAAGATTGCAATCCTTGCAATTTAGTGCCATGGATACCAGTAATAAGATACAATGTTGgagctaaaaatatattttcaagcTCAAATCCTACTTATGGACCACCAAGTCCCACAGGTTACCTTGAACCACAAAAAGTAGTAGAGTATAAGCCACAGCCTTTCCAAACTCCGCACCAGAATCTTCCACAACTATCAACTGGTATTCCACATGCAGAATATGGTCTACCCGTAATATCTCATCCTAATAGTTTTAATGGTCCCAGCTCCACATACGGGCCTCCCATTTCTACTTATGGACCACCAAGCCCAACGCATACGGTGGACGTGTCGTCTCCTAATGCCTTAAGTTCAACTTACTCCCAACCAAGTAACTCTTATGGAGCGCCTAGCTCATCTTATAGTGCACCTAGTTCATCATACGGTGTTCCAAGCTCATCATATGGTGCCCCTAGTTCATCCTACAATGCACCTAGTCATAGTTCTTCAACGTCGATTAATTACCCTACTTCTCCATTCAGTTCACACAGTTCAACACATGGTGGATCAAGCACTTCCTTTAGTATATCAAGTTCATCTTTTGCGACCCCTTCTCCTTCTTATGGATTTTCAGAATCTACAACGTATTCATCAGTAACTCCCCTTTATGAACCAGAGTTATTAAACAGTCAGTTACCACAACAAAATGATATTGGTGTATCAAATCAACCAGAGCTTTCAGGAGACTTCCAATTACCTAAAGTGACACCACCAACGACTTTCAGAAACTCTTATGGAGAACTTATTCCTAATAATTATATATCGGATATTCCTTACCCAGTATCAGCTACCGCTGCTgaatcaatgaaaataaaaactgaAGTGTTGCCAAATAGCACGCCCTTATCGTCACAAAATGCATCTTTAGCATTAGCAAATCCAGCACCTTTTACGTTAAATAGAGGAAGAAACATTCACACTTTGCAACCGGTTGCTTTACCAAATCTGAGTGTGTCTCCATTACCGCCCATATTTAATGCAAGACCATTTAGACCCACAAGTCCAAAATTCCCTACAATATTAGTTCAGGGAATAAACTCTATGCAACAAAATTCCAACAATGTTAAGATTGAACAAAGTGTTCCCCTTGCTGAGTTTACACATTCAGTTGATTATCCAGCTTCCTTTGTCCAATCACCAGTAATTGATGTAGACGTTCCTCCTAAGACTCGAAATGAAACCAAAGCCTATAGAAATATACCAAatgcttttattttaaatgaactcaGAGATATATCTTCGCAAGCTACAGAAGATCACGCAGCTAAAACTCTTCAAGACTCGAGTTTTGAAAGTACAGGTACTGACGTTGGAAATGAATTATATGACTCAGGAATACCTATGGGATTTAAACTAAGAAACGTTCCTAgtgcaaacaaaaataaatttgcTGATTTGAGGGGAATTAAGGACGAGGACGTAGACAAATACAGGACAGAAAGCAACTTACAGTATATAGACTCTCCTCTATTATAtctgaaaccaagtgctccacATAAAGAACATGGAAATTTTGTGTTAGCTATATCAACGCCAATAAATGATCATGACTACGAAATATACGACGAGAGTCCAACAACGGCTACACCGCAGATTTCCACTCCTCAGAGTGCTTGGGACGAGGGCAGGAATGATTATAATGAACCTCCTCCAACAGCAGCGCAAGAGAGCATAGACCGTCCCAAAATTGTGCAAATCATTGTCCCGTACACATCTGGTCGTAATCAAGAGGATTGGGAATATACACAAGACGAATATTATCGAGCCCGAAAAATGCCATCTAATACAGAAAACTCAATTCTCAGTACAGTCACAGAGAACTATAATACTCCTAGCACAACTACAGAAGAATCAACACAAAGTGTGCCAGATAACTATGATGCAGAACGTATAAAAACAGCCGAGATACTTAACGATTTATACGATGTCAAAGAACCACCATTTGATATAATTAAATTGCAACACACGATTGATGATTGGACAGAACAAGAATATTCTGAGCATTACAAAACTCCACAAAGGACGCGTGGTTTTGAGAAATATGCTAAGCAGATTCCTGATGAATATTTTACGACTACAATGCCAACAAACTATGTTACTAGCAACGATTACAACTACGATTTTAATGACCACGAGGGTTCAAGCAGTATACAACATTCCGTGACGGAAGATCAAAATTATATTCCAAATTCACATAAACCACGCAAAGAGTACAATGTTATAGCTCGAAACCGAACTACACATAGCAATAGACAAGAGGAAAAGGCGAGGGAGATCGAAAAACTGCATATCTACACTGCGGCTTCCACTTTTAGAAGCACTACCACTACGCCCGCCCCTTGGG tAAATGATTTGGAGAATAGAGGTGCCAGCAGTAATATGACGTGGCCAGAAG gTCTTAACCGATACCACGACTGCAGATCTTCATAG